AGGCTTTACAAAAAAGGAACCCCCGTTGTACCTTTCATTTTTCGACCAAGAAAAAAGGGGGAACAACGAGGGTATGCCCAAATACATCAGCGATATAAGTGAGCACTTGGCTTTTTTATAATACAGCTACAGTCTGATTTTCAATTCATTTCTGACTGGTATCGCAAGAAAGAGGTGCGCGGCATCACCGCTCAGTATTACCAGGTTATTCGATCCGTTCTCAAAGAGAAGCCCCATCTGAGAAAGTGCCTGACCCGCTGCAGGCATTGTCAGATCCTGTTTTTTACCCATCCACGAAATGCCGGTCGTTGTGATCTTGGCTGCCCTTTCGGCTGCCGAGATGCCCACCGGCGCCAAAGCGCCAACAGTCGAAGCACTGAATATTATCAGAGCCCAGAGGGCAAGGAAAAGAAAAAGCGTTTGAATGCCGCCCGAAACCACCAACAAAACCGATTTTCGGAACCGAGTTCCGATAAAAAAGGAAATGTTGACGATGCAACAGTGGGTCACATTCAGCTGGTTGCCAGTCTGGTAGAGGGCCGTTGGGTCGATATGGAAGAAATCTTTGCCATGCTGGATAAGATATTGAGACAACACAGCATCGACGCGACTGTGAAATTATCTTACGATGTGCGGCATCATCAGGACAATCCGCCATGAAGGAAGATAAATGGTCGAACAAGTTGAAATAAGCAGTTTAGATAGACGTTATGAGGCGTACAGAATCAGATCGGCCGTAGCTGAGAAGAGCTTGCTGTTGTCGATATCGTCTCATGGTATTCGAGAGCCGCTTAAGGGTGTGGGAGAAAGCCGCATTTTGCTCGACGGTTTCAAGCGACTCAGATGCGCGAGGAAGCTGAATATCGGCATCGTGCCGTACCTGTCGCTGGCCGACGACGAAGCGGCGGGCATTATCGAATTGATCCGTATCTCAAACGCTAAAAGCCTCAATATCCTGGAACAGGCCCGATTGATCGACGAGCTTTTGAACGTTCATCAAATGAGCAACGCCGAGATAGCCGAGTTGCTTGAAAGAAGCAAAGCATGGGTGAGTGTTCGCAGCGGGCTCATCTGTCAGATGAGCCAGACAGTAATGGACAAGATTTTTAACGGACAATTTCCAGCATACAGCTTCATGTACACCCTTCGCCAGTTTATGCGCATAAACAACGTAAAAAAAGCACAGATCGATACGTTTGTAGATGCAGTGGCAGGCAGGCATTTATCCACCCGAGATATCGATTTGCTTGCCAACGCTTATTTCAAGGGGTCTGAAGAGTTTAGAAAACAGATTGATGACGGCAACATATCGTGGAGTCTGGGTCGGTTAAAGCAACCCAGCCGATCATCGAATGATTGTAGTGAGCCAGAGCGACAGATCCTCACAGCCCTTGAGGTCATCGGCAAATATATGCAGCGGTTCATATTAAAATGTAACGACAGCCAGCTTAAAAGCCGTCCTTTTTATGCCCAGGCAAATCTTTTATCTGGCGGCATTTTGAGACAATTGGCTCCGTTTACCCAGACAATACGGCAATTTTATGATCGAACCGGACAAGCGTAAAGCGATTTATCTTCTGCACAAAGAAGGTATAGGAATCCGGGAAATTTCCCGGCAAATGAACGTCAGCACCAATACGGTGAGCGCCATCATCGGCCAGGGCGGCGAGATGCCGCAGAGTACCCGCAGCGACAAGATTGCCATCGACATGGAACTGGTCGAGCAGGTTTATCTGAAGTGCAAAGGCCGGGTTCAACGCATGCATGAAATCCTCTGCGAAGAGCACGGCATCGATATCGGCTATTCCACGTTGACTCGGATCATCCGGGAGCTTGGCTTTGGGAAAAGAGGAAAAAAACGCTGTGGTCAAGTACCTGACCAACCCGGGGCTGAGATGCAGCACGACACATCCCCGTATCGGGTCAAAGTTGCAAACTCGATAGTCTTAGTTCAGGGCAGTCTTTTGTATTTTCGTTACAGCAAAGTGCGGTACCTGAAGTTCTACCGGGTATTTGACCGGTTTGCAATGAAATGTTTTCTTCATGAAGCGCTGACCTTTTGGCAATATGCGGCAGACGAGTGCATCATTGACAACACGAATCTGGCCCGCCTTTATGGCACAGGGAAAAACGCGGTAATACATCCAGAAATGACACAATTTGCCAAACAGTACGGCTTTGAATTTGTCTGCCATGAAAAGGGTCATGCGAATCGAAAAGCCGGCAACGAACGCGGATTTTACACGGTTGAAACCAATTTTTTTCCCGGGCGTGAGTTTTCCGGTCTTGAAGACATGAACCGTCAGGCTTTCGAGTGGTCAACACAGCGGATGGCCAACAGGCCTACCACTAAAACCCGTTTGATCCCTGCTCGGATGTTTGAGTATGAAAAGCCGTATCTGAAAAGGCTGCCTGTTTATGTCCCGGCCCCCTACCGTGTACTGGAACGAGGCACCGACCAGTACGGATATACAGCCGTTGACGGCAATTATTATTGGATACCCGGCGTCAAACGTCATGATGTGAAGGTGCTGCAATATGCCGAGCACCTGATGGTCTACCGCAACCGCGAGCTGCTCGGTCGCTACCCGTTGCCGCCGGACGGCGTTAAAAACAAACGCATTCCTCCCGAAGGGCAACAAATAACGCCGTACATGCCCAAAAACCGAAAAAAGCCCACTACAGAACAGGAGAAAATATTACGAACGGCTGCTGAAGAGATTGATGAATATCTCACTTTTGCCATCAGAAACGGCGTCAAGCAGAAACACCGGTTCATTCGCGCACTGTATGGATTGTACCGGAACGTGACCCTTGAAATGTTCATCAAAACGGTCAGCCGGGCGTTAAAGTACCGGATCACTGACATCAAAATCGTTGAACGTATTGCCACGCTGCAATTGACGGCCGGTCATTTTCAATCGCCGCTGCCGCAGATCGACCGGCAGTTGGAAAAACGAGACGCTTATGTCCAAGGATATTTTGCCGATGACGTGAATCTGAGAATCTATGACAACTTC
Above is a window of uncultured Desulfobacter sp. DNA encoding:
- a CDS encoding chromosome partitioning protein ParB, which gives rise to MVEQVEISSLDRRYEAYRIRSAVAEKSLLLSISSHGIREPLKGVGESRILLDGFKRLRCARKLNIGIVPYLSLADDEAAGIIELIRISNAKSLNILEQARLIDELLNVHQMSNAEIAELLERSKAWVSVRSGLICQMSQTVMDKIFNGQFPAYSFMYTLRQFMRINNVKKAQIDTFVDAVAGRHLSTRDIDLLANAYFKGSEEFRKQIDDGNISWSLGRLKQPSRSSNDCSEPERQILTALEVIGKYMQRFILKCNDSQLKSRPFYAQANLLSGGILRQLAPFTQTIRQFYDRTGQA
- a CDS encoding helix-turn-helix domain-containing protein, which produces MIEPDKRKAIYLLHKEGIGIREISRQMNVSTNTVSAIIGQGGEMPQSTRSDKIAIDMELVEQVYLKCKGRVQRMHEILCEEHGIDIGYSTLTRIIRELGFGKRGKKRCGQVPDQPGAEMQHDTSPYRVKVANSIVLVQGSLLYFRYSKVRYLKFYRVFDRFAMKCFLHEALTFWQYAADECIIDNTNLARLYGTGKNAVIHPEMTQFAKQYGFEFVCHEKGHANRKAGNERGFYTVETNFFPGREFSGLEDMNRQAFEWSTQRMANRPTTKTRLIPARMFEYEKPYLKRLPVYVPAPYRVLERGTDQYGYTAVDGNYYWIPGVKRHDVKVLQYAEHLMVYRNRELLGRYPLPPDGVKNKRIPPEGQQITPYMPKNRKKPTTEQEKILRTAAEEIDEYLTFAIRNGVKQKHRFIRALYGLYRNVTLEMFIKTVSRALKYRITDIKIVERIATLQLTAGHFQSPLPQIDRQLEKRDAYVQGYFADDVNLRIYDNFTGEDNG